The DNA segment atattactgtatacagcgctgggggttatattactgtatacagcgctgggggttatattactgtatacagcgctggggggttatattactgtatacagcgctgggggggttatattactgtatacagcgctgggggttatattactgtatacagcgctgggggttatattactgtatacagcgatatggaatctgcaggcgctattaaactgcccccccccggtctTTCTTTGGAGGTAAATTTGTGGCCCGGGGGTCTCGTTGGCACCGCGGTGAGAATAAGCATTGTTATCGGGGGTCGGGGAGGAACAATGAGCAGAATAGCGAGACCCCAAAGTGTGAAAGGCGGATAATCACACCGTCCCGTCGCCTCGTCAGCGCACAATGGAGAGCCGTCACCTCGTTAATCTAATTAGTTCTCTCGCTCTTTAGGAGCCGCGGCCGACAATCGCTCGATGGCACGTAAAGAGTTAATTTCCTCCTCTTTATTCACGCTCCGAAGAAGACAcctggtggaaattattaaccTAATCAGTGCCGGAGGACCGAGACGCtccagagggtcagaggcttaaatgTAATGATAGGAAGTTTTATTCTACTGATAAGGtactagataagtggaacagcctcccagcagaggtggtagagggtaatacagtgagggtattaaacatgcatgggatagacatacggctcctgaatctaaaacgagaccgacgactgattaacgttgagtctttacagcgggagtcTAGGTGGGCCGAATgagggccgatctgccggcaggttcttaaatttcattaattcatagAATTTTggattattattcttttaaccCCGTGATCACAAACTGCGGGACATGTGGAGCTTTTACTCGGTTTCCCATGCCCCAGGGAAGGGTTAATGGCTTAATAGGGGGTAATAATTATATCACCTAAATGAGGCTAAATCACCCCCCCAGGAGGTCGTTAGCCGCGTCCGCTGCGAATCTCCGCCTCCCTCCTAAATGGGTGAAAAAATTCATTTTACGGGAACCTGTTTGGGTTAACGGCTCTTCCAGTAAATACTCAGCAAAGGGAGGCGAGGCAGGAAGTATTCGCTGATACATAGTAGTGCATACGTGGGATGGCCTTCCGTCAGACACCAGCAAAGCGGCAGCTCCAGATATTCTGAGACGTTTATATTGAAATTCTATGATTTGGTTTAGAAACCCAGAACcagccagcagatcggccccatccggcccccgtctagtcgcccgtttctcctgctgtagcgactcgaaccttaatcagccgttggtctcgtcttagattcaggagccgtatgtctatcccatgcatgtttaataccctcactgtatttaccctctaccacctctgctgggaagctgttccacttacctaccaccctctcagtaaagcggAGAAGAGACTTTGTAACTTTTGAGGTGTTGCCGGGGGATTTGCCGAGTTATTTCAGGTTGAATAATGAGGATTTTGGCTTCTTTGTGTTCCTCGCCTGTTTTGTTTGATTAATGAGATTTTTGTTAACGCTTCGAGTGCCGGAAACAAAAGCTGCAGCGCGACGTCCGCCAATGAAGAGCCCAGAAAATGTAATACCCCCGGGGGGGCAGATAACAGCCGGAACGGAACGAGATTCTGAAAGAAAATGAGATTAAGCCGGTGATTGAGATCTCGGCTCTTTGTGGGAAGGAAGAGGTTAATAGAGAACAAAGGCTTTGGAGGCTGATGATGCccccctgccctgcccccccggGGCTGTTTGCAGGAGCTGGGAGGGCGTCAGACGCCTTAAAAGATCCAGAGACCGAGGAGGATCCTGACGCTGAGAAGACTCCCGGCCGCCGAGGACGGATCTGCCCCGGAATCACAGGTAAGACGCGCTCCGGGGGGACTCTGCCCCAGTGTCAGGGCGACGGGGCAGATTCTGGGGGGCACACAATCCGACTCCTTCGTATTCCCCCCGCTCTGATCATATAGAAGacccccagtatgttatggctgatattcctgcttgaatgcaggtgactccgttaagtgtatctttaaataatgatttatctatacattatacagggggccggtcactgatttatctatacattatacagggggccggtcactgatttatctatacattatacagggggcctgtcactgatttatctatacattatacagggggccggtcactgatttatctatacattatacagggggccggtcactgatttatctatacattatacagggggccggtcactgatttatctatacattatacagggggccggctcactgatttatctatacattatacagggggccggtcactgatttatctatacattatacagggggccggctcactgatttatctatacattatacagggggccggtcactgatttatctatacattatacagggggccggctcactgatttatctatacattatacagggggccggtcactgatttatctatacattatacagggggccggctcactgatttatctatacattatacagggggccggtcactgatttatctatacattatacagggggccggctcactgatttatctatacattatacagggggccggtcgctgatttatctatacattatacagggggccggtcactgatttatctatacattatacaggggccggtcgctgatttatctatacattatacaggggccgggctctgatttatctatacattatacaggggccggtcattgatttaactatacattatacagggggccggtcactgatttatctatacattatacaggggccggtcactgatttatctatacattatacagggggccggtcactgatttatctatacattatacaggggccggtcactgatttatatatatatatatttttatttgttgtgtgttttttattaatgtgttgtGGCTTTTCGCTCTGGTTTCAGGCGCCCGTTGAAGCGAGAGCGCCCCCTTCTGCCATGGCTTGTGAACAGACCTGCAATTACACCGGCCGCTTCGAGGCGACGCTCTTCCCCATTACCTACTCGGTGGTTTTTATCGTCGGCCTCTTCGGGAACTTGGCCGCCGTCGGCGTGATCGTCCAGCACGTGAAGCGAGGCAATGTGCTCGGCGTCTACCTGGCCAACCTGTGCGCCTCCGACCTCATGTACATCTTCACCCTCCCCGTCTGGATCGCCTACACGGCCAAGGAGGACTGGCTGTTCGGTGCCCTGACCTGCAAGATCGTGGGCTTCTTCTTCAACGCCAACCTCTACACCACCATAGCGTTCCTGAGCTGCATCGCCGCCGACCGCTTCGTAGCCACGGCCTTCCCGTTGCGCTCCAGGGGGATCAGGAGCATGAAGGGCGCTGGCGTGGTTTGCGGGGCCGTCTGGTTGGCCATCTTGGGTTCCCATTCCTACTTCCTGAGCCGGGATGACCTGTTTACCTCCAGTCAGAACGTGGAGCTCTGCTACGAGAGGTACCCCATGGAGAGGTGGATGGCCCACCTCAATTATTTCCGAATATTCGTGGTCTTCCTGATCCCGCTGGTTCTTCTGGTGTTTTCTTATTGTTCCATCATCAGAGTCATCCATCGGACGTTTGGACTGGACACGGAGCAGAAAAGGAGGATCACCGGCCTTCTGATTTCCATGACCGCCATCTTTGTGCTTTGCTACCTTCCCTACCACGTGGTCCTCTTCATCCGCTCGTACGTGAGCGACAGCGGTTACTGCAGCTGCGACATCGAGAAGAAGGTCCGCCCGGCCTATCGAGTCACTTTCGCTCTCACCAGCCTCAGCAGCGCCCTCGACCCTTTCCTCAACATCTTCGTCAGCGACGGGGTGATCCAGGACCTCCTGGTGGAGCTCAAAGCCATCGGCCTTTATCTAAGGTTTCGGGGGAGAAGTAAGAAGAACGTGTTGAGCTGTGTCAATGCCGTGTGTAGTGGGGTGACGCAGAGAGACAACGGGCTTCTGTGCACACAGGAGAACGGAGCGCAAACAAGGCTTTAGTCAACGCAAGACAACCGCCGAGTGGTTCAATAAACAATGAACAATGGGGCCTTGTAATTCCACCTGAAGGATAACGGTCAACTCTGAGTCATCGCAATGATTTTTCAAAGCTCCTCGCTGCTGCTAGAAGTCTAGGACGGGATCTCATCTCAGAAGCTTTGAGGAACCATCTATTTAAGGCCAAATGGACGCCGAAAGCCTGGCATGGATCATCCAATGCCACCCAAAGGATAATGGTCAAGCCGGTCGTCTCCATGACTCTGGAGACCTCCTCGATGCTTCAGCATGTAAACTCATCTCAGGATCTTTGAGGGACCTTCGCATTTCTACTCAACTAGGAGAAACGGTCCATTCAAGGCTGAATGGACACCGAAAGATTGGCCTGGATCACCCAATGCCACCTGAGGGTTAATGGCCAGGCTGGAGTCTTCTCGATGAAACGTCCAGCATGCAACCTCAGCTGCGTTGGGTCTTTGAGGGACCTCCATATTCCTTCTCAAATAGGAGAGACGGCCCGTCCAAGGCCCAAGGGACAGCGCCAGCTTGGCTCGGACCACCCAACAGCCCTGTCTCCACCAGACAAAACGATACAGTGTTATGTAaattattgtacatttttaaagttgCCTTAAAAAGACTAAATATTAACCAAAAAGTGATTATAAGATTTACGATTTATTGTCTCCGGCGCGCTGTTCATTGAATCCGCAGAAACGCCGTTGTTCCGTATTTTACATTCCCGTTCGTGTCGGGGCAGATCTGTgctcgtttttttgttttttttttgcactgcaatttttttttttttttttaatatttttagtaattttacttttttaattttttttagcattaaccctttagttgCACGGGTGGGATTCTGTACAATAGTCTTGCGTTATCTTATAATTAAACTCCGAAAAAGACTGGTTGTGCGACTTTCGAGGTCACGGAAGGTCATTAAAGAGACGCCGAGGAGTGTtgccaaaaaaacctttttctcaCGACGCTCCTTTtatgtattaaagaaaaaaaaaatcgataaaacaaaaatatatttcaaatctACTTCATGGAAAATCAGGGATCTAAAACATTCTATGTAGTTTAATAGCATccaatttttgttgttgttgtttttatttcttttggaggggttttgtttttttccctccctttcATTGAAGGCTGTCGCCAGCCACCCGGCTTTCTTACAGGACGGGTAATCGGCGCGTTCTCGATCGGCTCTCGGGGGCTTCCATTATCCCTGGAACTTGGTCCGGCGGAgcgggtgggggggggtctcgCCATCAGGACGGACGGCCTCTATTAATTCAGGAAGTTTTGGGGACGTTCTGTGGCTTCTGTAGAGAGGGCCGTTCTGGAGGATCTCTCTAAAACCACCGGcctcttcaaaaaaaaataaaaaaataaaaaaatgaaagaaataaatCCTAAAAAGCTCGAGAAACATTCCGAAAAGTCTTATTAATGTTGAGAAAAATGTCTGAATTATAACTTAAAAACACTTTGGCagtatttttgtacttttctgTCAAAgttctattattaaaaaaaaaacaaaaaaaaacctctattttagtttatttcttaaaaagtCTGACTGCAACCATAAAATGCtccgtgtaatatatatatcattttttattattattttattttatggtttttttttatgggtgcAAAGTTGCGCGACTTCCTGCGAGCAGCAGAACTCCTGATTCTTCTTCACGCGGCTGGAgcgttttttgtgtttt comes from the Spea bombifrons isolate aSpeBom1 chromosome 8, aSpeBom1.2.pri, whole genome shotgun sequence genome and includes:
- the LOC128503431 gene encoding G-protein coupled receptor 4-like, with protein sequence MACEQTCNYTGRFEATLFPITYSVVFIVGLFGNLAAVGVIVQHVKRGNVLGVYLANLCASDLMYIFTLPVWIAYTAKEDWLFGALTCKIVGFFFNANLYTTIAFLSCIAADRFVATAFPLRSRGIRSMKGAGVVCGAVWLAILGSHSYFLSRDDLFTSSQNVELCYERYPMERWMAHLNYFRIFVVFLIPLVLLVFSYCSIIRVIHRTFGLDTEQKRRITGLLISMTAIFVLCYLPYHVVLFIRSYVSDSGYCSCDIEKKVRPAYRVTFALTSLSSALDPFLNIFVSDGVIQDLLVELKAIGLYLRFRGRSKKNVLSCVNAVCSGVTQRDNGLLCTQENGAQTRL